The sequence AGCTTTGCATCAAGGTCGAGCCCGCGCCTTCGATAGCTGTTCCGGCCTGAGCAGATGTTTCGGCCATGCGCGCTTGAACCGCTGCCGCACCCTCGGCAGCGGCCTCAGAGACTTGATCTCGGAAGCTTTCCGCTGCCTTCCGCATTTCCTCTGCGGCCCGGCTCATGGCGCTTGCACCTTCCGAGGTATTGTCCCGTATACCGGAGAGCGTATCGTTCATGACGCTCAACATGCGTTCTGCGCCTTCGTTCATGGCGTTTGACGCAGCCGCGCCCGTGTCCGAGACATTCGCCTTCAGATCCGCCATTGACGCCACAAGGTCCCGCAAGGCTGCGTTGAGAGTCTCGCCACTCTGTGCGTTCGTCGCTCCCATCTTGTCGAGCATAGTGTTCATGCGATCCGACGCTTCACCCAGCGATGTGCTGGCTTGGGTCAGAGCGGACCCGACGGAGTGGGAAAGCTGATCGCTCAGGTTGCCGACCAGTCCCTCCATGTTGGAACTGCCCATGCTCGAAACCTTCTCGAAGATGGGATTGATCTCCTTGGTAATCGTTGCTGAAATGTGATCAGGAAGCGCGTTGAGCGGTTCTTGGAGCTTTTCGACCATCGCAAACCCGATCTCTTGCAGGTGATCCTTTTGCCGCTCTGCGGCCTTAAGCTGCCGGAACCCGAGGTCTTCAAGGCTTACAAACTTCAATCGGCGTTCGATGAGCAGACACAGGGCGTGTAGCTCCCGATCGATCCGTCCTGCGCCCACACGCAAAAGGATCGTGAAAAGGATGGAGGCGGCGAGTCCGCTCAGCGACATGATGAATTTTGCCGACGCAATCGCCATGAATGCGCCCATCGCGGCATCCATGCCCGTATCGGGAGACGATCCGTCCATCTGCCCGGCAAACTGGCCCAACGCCGCAACGAGGCCAAGGAACGTAAAGAACAGGCCGAAGGACACGAAGATATTCGGCAGAATTCGGAACCAGCCCGGCCCGTAGCCCAAATCGTCGACGTACAGGAATGAAGAGGGCCGGATGGAATTTCGAAGCACGACGGGCGTGTCCCGTTCGACGTCATCCGCCACGATCGTTTCGGCGTATTCATCCCACGCCTCCCATAGCTTTTCCGCCGAATATGATGCCGATTTTTGTTCAAAGACGCGGGCCTTGAACTCTTCAAATCCGTCCGCAAAGGCCTGCACGCTTTCATATGCGGCGACCTCTCGCCTCATCGTTTTGATCGACCTCATCCGGGACCGGTGCTTAACCAAGAACAGAACTGCGACTATGACCATCGCGACCCCGATGCCCAATGCCACCAATCCCGGCGCGCTTTCAGACTTTGTAAGGTGATTGGCGATGGCCAAGATAAACTGAACGACGGCGTGTCCCGCGGACTGGGTTAGGTCCATTTCAAATTCCTGAACTCTTGAGGTATATTTATCCGAAACTTCGCATCTCTACTGACGGAACTCAATTGAGCTTCGAGGGATGCAGCACCTTCTGAAAGGTTAGACAAAGACACCAATTCCTAATTGCTCGCAAATTGAACCCGACAACATCAAGATGGAAGCCACTAATTCTCAAGGCCTGCGGTTGAAGCACTTGGGCAACGGCATGGTTCAAATCGCAGCGGGTTTCAGGCTGCGTTCCGGGCTAATGCTTCAGCCTGTTTGATAACCAGGATAACCGCCTCCGCCTGAAGGTCTGGCGGATAACCATATTTCCGAAGGATCCTCTTTACCGCCACCCGCATCCTCGCGCGAACATCTTCCCTTTCCCACCAGTCCACACCCGAACTCGCCCGCACAGAGTTCACCAGCTCAGTGGCAATGATCCGAAGCTCTTCGTTGCCAAGAACCTCTACTGCGGTTTCGTTCTGCGCGAGTGCGTCGTAGAAGCTCCGCTCCTCGTTCGTCAGATTGTCCGGCGGGACTGCATGAAGGTCCTTTGCGAGGGCGATCAGTTCCTGGATGACTTGAAGCGCATCAACGCTCCGATTGAGATATCTTGAGATCGCGCTGGTCAGGCGCTCGGAAAATTTCTCGTTCTGAACAACGTTGCCCCGGGTCCGCGCTGCGATCTCGCCATTGAGGAGCTTCTTCAGCGCCTCGACTGCAAGGTTCTTGTGCTCCATGTTCTGGATTTCCAGCAGGAACTCCTCCGACAACACGCTGATGTCCGGACGATCGAAACCACAGGCTTCGAGGATGTCGATGACTTCGGTAGACGCTACCGCTCGGTTCAGAAGCTGCTCGATCGCGAAGTCTGGACTGTTGCCGCCCTTCCTCCCCCCGGTCACGTCAAGCTTTTGCAAGGCGGATCTGACCGCAAGGAAAAAGGCGACTTCTTCCGCGTTGTCTGAGGCTTCCAGGGACCCCGCAGCCAACTTGAATGCTTTTGCCAGACTGGCGACGGCATCCATGTATCGTTTCCCAAAGTCATCAATTTGCTCGTTGCCGTCTTCGCGGGATTTCTTCAGGATATGATCTGCGGCCTTCGGCAAGATTTCGATGCGATCGGCGCTACTTCCTCCGAGAGCGCGAGAGTAGTCGAAGCCGTGGAAAACGCCGCGCGCGACGTCCAATGCCGTCAGGAACGCAGCCACGGCTTCGCGTTCATCCACCCCCGTCTGCGCTTGATCGCCTTGGGAATAGTGGGCGAGAGCATTCTTCAACTCGGCTGCGAGACCGATATAGTCGACAACCAGACCCGCTGGCTTTCCAGAGAATACCCGGTTTACTCGAGCGATGGCTTGCATGAGCCCATGACCTTTCATGGGCTTGTCGACATAGAGGGTGTGCATACAAGGCGCGTCGAAACCCGTCAGCCAAATGTCCCGGACAATGACCAGCTTGAGGGGGTCTGATACATCCTTATACCGCCGTCGCAGTCCCTCAAGACGTGCCTTGTTGCGGATATGCGGCTGAAAGTTAGCAGGGTCAGTCGCACTGCCGGTCATAACGACCTTCACCGCCCCATCGTCGTCGGTGTCCGAGTGCCAGTCTGGCCGAGCCGCAACAATGCGCTCGTAGACATCGACGCAAATCCGCCGGCTCATGCAGACGATCATCGCCTTTCCGTCGATGGCCTCGAGCCGAGCGTCGAAGTGGCTCAGGATATCTTCGACCACTGCATCAAGCCGCGTTGGTGCCCCCACAAGTTTCTCGATGCCGGACCAGCGACGAGCCGCGGCGTTGGCTTCGTCGTCTGCCAACCCCTCTGTTGCCTCGTCGAACTCTTCGTCGAGCACTTCTTTGACATCGGCATCAAGCTCGATTCGGGCTACGCGGCCTTCGTAGTAGATCGGCACGGTTGCCCCGTCTTCGACGGCCTGAGCGATGTCGTAGACGTCGATGTAGTCGCCAAAGACGCTTCTGGTATTCGCACCCACAAGCTCGACAGGGGTGCCCGTGAACGCCACGTAGACTCCATTTGGGAGTGCCGAGCGAAGGTGATGCGCCAGTCCGCGGCGCAGTTCGCCCGACTTTTCGTCGATCTTCGCGTCGAACCCGTATTGGGTGCGATGGGCCTCGTCCACCATGACGATGACGTTGGATCGACTGGTGAGTTCCGGGAAGTCGCGCCCCCGTTCCGGGCGAAACTTCTGGATGGTCGAGAACACGATACCGCCAACCTCTCGGTTGAGGCGGGTCTTCAGATCGTCGATGCTGTCAGCTTGAACCGGATCTTCGCCCAGAAGATCCCGACACCGCCCGAACGTCGTGAAGAGCTGGTTGTCCAAGTCGTTCCGGTCCGTAAGGACAAGCACGGTCGGATTCTCGAGCTCGGGCAAGTGCATGACCCTGCCCGCCAGGAAGGTCATCAGGAGAGACTTGCCTGAGCCCTGCGTATGCCAAATGACCCCGCCCTTTCCATCGTCGCCACGAGCGGTGACGATCGAGTCGATCGCCTTTCGAACTGCGTGGAACTGATGGTAGCCCGCAGCTTTTTTGATCGGCCCTTTACCTTCGTCTTCGAAGACAGCGAACCAGTGAAGCATGTCCAACAGCACAGCGCGAT comes from Maritimibacter sp. DP1N21-5 and encodes:
- a CDS encoding type I restriction endonuclease subunit R; its protein translation is MAWNSESDLELGMLEKLREQGFEVRSGADISPEVRDPERRSFHDAILKKVLRAAVARLNPDLSEGAVDEVVAKVADDALGGDLIAENRRMHDLMIRGVPVAYFSNGEERNARARLVDWDDKANTWQAINQVDMVGRVARIPDIVLYLNGMPLVVIELKGTEGADIEAAFTQIENYKIDIPNLFRSTIFSVVSDGFNARYGTLSANLDRFMQWRTVDGQTVIRENEALALGTLTEGLLNRAVLLDMLHWFAVFEDEGKGPIKKAAGYHQFHAVRKAIDSIVTARGDDGKGGVIWHTQGSGKSLLMTFLAGRVMHLPELENPTVLVLTDRNDLDNQLFTTFGRCRDLLGEDPVQADSIDDLKTRLNREVGGIVFSTIQKFRPERGRDFPELTSRSNVIVMVDEAHRTQYGFDAKIDEKSGELRRGLAHHLRSALPNGVYVAFTGTPVELVGANTRSVFGDYIDVYDIAQAVEDGATVPIYYEGRVARIELDADVKEVLDEEFDEATEGLADDEANAAARRWSGIEKLVGAPTRLDAVVEDILSHFDARLEAIDGKAMIVCMSRRICVDVYERIVAARPDWHSDTDDDGAVKVVMTGSATDPANFQPHIRNKARLEGLRRRYKDVSDPLKLVIVRDIWLTGFDAPCMHTLYVDKPMKGHGLMQAIARVNRVFSGKPAGLVVDYIGLAAELKNALAHYSQGDQAQTGVDEREAVAAFLTALDVARGVFHGFDYSRALGGSSADRIEILPKAADHILKKSREDGNEQIDDFGKRYMDAVASLAKAFKLAAGSLEASDNAEEVAFFLAVRSALQKLDVTGGRKGGNSPDFAIEQLLNRAVASTEVIDILEACGFDRPDISVLSEEFLLEIQNMEHKNLAVEALKKLLNGEIAARTRGNVVQNEKFSERLTSAISRYLNRSVDALQVIQELIALAKDLHAVPPDNLTNEERSFYDALAQNETAVEVLGNEELRIIATELVNSVRASSGVDWWEREDVRARMRVAVKRILRKYGYPPDLQAEAVILVIKQAEALARNAA